CCCAGCTTCTCGCGCGCGGCGGCGTCATCGACTGCCCGGCTTCGTCCTCGAAGACCACCCAGGCGTCGCGCTCCGCCGCGGTGCTTTTACCAGCGGCCAGGTCTCCTTCTTCCAGACCTCGACCGCCTGGTCGTCGCGCTCGATCGCCCGCCGGGCCGGCTGCTGCCAGGACCAGCCGTGCCGCCTCAGCAGCCGCCAGGTGCCCTCCACCGTGTAGCTCACGTGGAACAAGCGACCGATCAGCGTCTTGATACGTGCCAGTGTCCACCGCTGGTCGGCCCAGCCATGGACCAGCGGTCCGCGCTCCAACTCCCGTGCCAGCCTGGCGATTTGCGCTTCACTGAGCCTCGGACGCCCCGGCGATCCCTTCGACCGCACCCCGGCCTCGCCGCGCTCGCGCCACTGGCGCCGCCACCGCTCCACGGACCGCTCGCTGACCCGCAACGCGGCAGCGATCTCTCGGTTCTTCTGCCCGTCTTCGAAGCGTTCCACGGCCTGCAGCCGGATCCGCTCCCGCGCGGCCCTCCCAGCGTCGGTCAAGCCGCCGCCCTGTGCGTATCTCACGGTCCAGGGCTACCGGAGCACACCGATCACTGTCAGGCGAACCGCTCCGACATCACTCAATCAAGTTCAGTAGCGGTTGTACGAGGCTTCGACCAGGGCGTCGGCGAGTTCGATAAGGGCGTCCCAGCCGCGCAGTGCGAGGGTACGGGGGTCTCGCAGTTCGTCCTCGGCCCGCTGGAACTGGTGCTGCCAGCCGGTGATGTGGGCGGGATTGCGGTCGAGGATGCCATCCACGATGGCCTGCTCGAAAGTGCGGGAGAGCATGGCGAGGGTGTTCTTGATGGTGGAGCGGCTGCAGCCGTCGGCGATCCAGCCGCGGACTGCAGCGGTGATGAGACTGGTGGTGATCAGGCGTAGGGGGAGGTGCCCGAGCTCGGGCTCGATCCGCAGGTGCCAACCGGCGAGGTAGGGGACGTGCGTGGTGGTTTCCAGGCCGGCCAGGATGGCCGAGAGGCGGAGGTTGACGTAGTCGTCCAGCGGCATGGAGGCCAGGGACGGGAGGGCGGGGCTGCCGGCGGCGTCAGCCAGGATGGTCAACCATTGGGTGACCAGTGTCGGGTCGAGCCCATTGTGGACGGCCCCCGCCAGGAAGCTGGCCCAGGCATGCGTCTGGGCTGGGGTGACCTGGGCGGTCGGTGCGCGGCGGTCGGTGAGCGGTGAAGCGCGGTATTGCGAGCGTGGGGCGCTTGGCGGAGCCGGAAGGTTGGCGGCGGTGATCTCGCTGAACGGATCCGGGGCGGCTGATTCCCAGGGGTGCATCGAAGTACTCATGCGCCATGGTTGCGCCAGGCCACTTGACTGACTAATACCGTCATGGTGTCATTGCTTCATGCTCTATGGTGTGCCGTCGCTGCAGGACATTGACCAGTCCGTCCTCGCGGAGATTGACGAGATGCGCGACCGGCTGCGTCTCCATCTGGGCACCTCACGTCGCTGGGAAGGGCAGCTGCGGCGTAACCTCACGGCGCGGGCGATCGCTGGTTCAAACACGATCGAGGGCTACGCCGCGAGCGTGTCGGATGTCGAGGACATCATGGTCGGCGAGGCGCCGATCGATGCGAACGACACCGTCACGGCCGAGATCGAGGGCTATCGGCAGGCGATGACATACATCCAGCGCCTTGCCGAAGCGGGCGACGACTTCGCCTACAGTAAGGGCCTGCTCAACTCGCTGCACTTCATGATGCAGGGCCACCACCTGCTCAAGCGGCCCGGCTGGTGGCGTACCGGGCCGGTGTACGTCACCTCCGCCGAGGATCCGACCATCGCTGCCTACACCGCCCCTGATGCCCAGCAGTTGGCCGGCTTGACCGGTGAGTTGGTCGAGTGGCTGAACGAGGGAAACCCTGACGCACCGGGGTTGGTCCGAGCATCGATGGCGCACCTGAATTTGGTGGCGATCCACCCGTGGTCGGACGGCAACGGGCGGATGTCGCGTGCCCTGCACACCCTGGTCCTGGCCCGCGAAGGGATCATGGCGCCAGAGTTCTCGAGCATCGAGGAATGGCTCGGCCGGGCCCGCAACACCTACCGCTACTACGACGTCCTCGCCGAGGTCGGCGGCCCTGTCTGGACTCCGGACCGCGACACTCTGCCCTGGGTGCGGTTCTGCCTGCGCGCCCACCACCAGCAGGCTCAGAGCGTCGAGCGCCAGGTGAACACCACCCGCGAGGTCTGGACCGCCCTCGACGAAGCCGTCGAGCAGCGCGGCTGGCCCGACCGCATGCTATACGCCCTCTACCCCACGGCCATGGGCAACCGACTGCGCCGCGCCACCTACCAGACCGACGCCGAACTCAGCGAGCAGCAGGCCCAACGCGACATCCGCGAACTCGTCCGCGCCGGCTGGCTCATTGCCAAGGGCGAGGCCCAGGGCCGCTACTACACCGCCGGCCCGGACCTTCCCGAAGCGATCACCCGCGGAGTCCGCGAACCCCGACCGCTGCGGGACCCGTACGCGTGACCGGCGGTAGCCGATTCCGGTCTGGCGTCCCATAGTCAGCGGCGGCACAGGTTCCTGATGGAGGTCCGTTGTGGTCGGCTCGGTCGCCAGCTCGCCGCCCTGGCGGCTGTCGATCACGATTGCTGGCGACGACGATCCCGCTCTGCTTTCTGTCCGACGCCCACGGCGATCTCTTCCAGGATCTTCCTGGGCATCCGGTCCACGATCCGTCGATCTGCCAGCCACGACGGGTCCCGACGGAGGAACTCGACGTCCATCTCGAAGCCGCCGCCGTCATCGACGAGCAAGTTGTGCTCTTGAACGTACCAGCGTCGGCGGTCGCCGGGCTGCGTCACCTCGAACGAGGTTTCGCAGTCCACGTCGTCGCCGTGAGGACAGTTGTTGTAGTCGCTGCAGGTAAGCACGCCGTCGTCGGTCATGCAGAGATTATGACGTTCCAAGTATTCTCATTCCAGGTTAAGTTGACGGAACATCAGTTTTGGTCTTTGGGGAACGCCGATTTGGGCCATCGGTAGGTCTGTCCGAAGCGACTAAACAGACCGTGCCATTGCTGTAAGTGGCACTGGCCCTCGTGGAGGGCCTATTCGGTCCTGGCCCCCCATATGCTGCGGCGATCCTGTCCCGGGTTCGACGTAATTCGCGGGTTCTAGAGATTCTTCGGGGTTGAAGGTGCAGGTCATCGTGCTGTTGTGGGTGCGGATGCGCGAGATTGCCTAGAGACGCGACTTTCTTGATTCGCCTGCACTGGCCTGCGGATTCGGCCTATCGTCTGGAGCCGTGTACGTGAAGACGACCAAGCGGGAGAACAAGTCCGGGACGGTGCGGTACCTGCACCTGGCCCACAACGAGTGGGATTCGGTGAAGGGGCGGGCGGTGCCGAAGGTGCTGTTCACCTTCGGCCGTGAGGATGACCTGGACCGCGACGCGGTCAGGCGCCTGGTCGCGTCTCTATCGAGGCTGCTGGAGCCGAGCGACGCGCTGGCCGCGACCGCCGCGTCCGACCTGGAGTTCGTTTCCTCGGTGCCGTTCGGCGGCGCCTACGTTCTCGACCAGCTGTGGCACCGGCTACGGATCGACCAGATTGTGGGCCGGGTCGGGCAGCCCAAGCGCGGCAGGCGCCGGGACATGACCGCGACCGAGCGGGTGCTGTTCGCCCTGGTCGCCAACCGGGCCCTGGCCCCCTCCTCGAAGCTGGCGGCGGCGGACTGGATCACGCACGACGTGCACATCGACGGTCTGGCCGAGGCCGGCGAACAGCCCTGCTACCGGGCGATGGACTGGCTGCACGAGGTGAAGGACGACCTGGAGAAGCAGGTGTTCGACGAGGTCGCGAACCTGCTGAACCTGGAGGTGGACCTGCTGTTCTTCGACACCACCAGCACCTATTTCGAGCTGGAGGAGCCCGATGAGCCCGTCGCCCGCGACGAGGCGGGCCGCCGCCTGGACACCGACGACGTGGACGGCCAAGCGAAGCAGATCGGGTTCCGGACCTACGGCAAGTCGAAGGACTCCCGCGACGACCTGCCGCAGATCGTGATCGGGATGGCCGTCACCCGCGACGGGATCCCGGTCCGCTGCTGGTGCTGGCCGGGCAACGCCTCCGACCAGACGCTGATCCGGCAGGTCAAGGACGAGATGCGGGACTGGACCCTCTCCAAGATCGTGTGGGTGGCCGACCGCGGTTTCTCCTCCGCCGAGAACCGCCGCTACCTGCGCAAGGGCGACCACGCCTTCATCATCGGCGAGAAGCTCCGCTCCGGGAGTCCCGAGGTGCAGGCCGCTCTGTCCCGGCAGGGCCGCTACCAGGACGTCGGCGAGAACATGCGCGTCAAGGAGGTGCGGATATCCGACACCGACCGGTTCGTCATCTGCCACAACCCCGAAGCGGCCGAGCGCGACCGACACATGCGCGAGCAACTCGTAGCCCAGCTACCCGACTTGATCGCCGACACCGACAAGCTCAGCGACTTCAAGCGGGGCGAACTGCGCGGGCGGATCGGCGACAAGCCCGGCCTGAACCGCTACCTTCGCGCCACCCCGGCCGGCAAGCTCCGCATCGACCAGGCGAAGATCAAGGCCGAGGAGAACCTCGACGGGAAGTACCTCCTGCGCTGCTCGGACCCCCACCTGAGCGCCGAGGACATCGCGCTAGGCTACAAGCAACTGCTCGAAGTCGAGCGTGGCTGGCGGGACATGAGCAGGTCATCGACCTGCGGCCTGTCTACCACCGGCTCGAAGAACGCATCCGAGCCCACGTCATCCTGTGCTGGCTCGCCCTCCTGCTGATCAGGATCATCGAGACCACCACCGGCGACACCTGGCCGTACATCCGACGCGAGCTCGACCGCCTCCACCTGGGCACCTTCACCGGCCCCACCGGAACGTTCCAGCAGGTCACCGCACTGACGAAGCCCCAGCGGGACCTGCTCGCCAAGCTGCAGATCCCCGCCCCGAGGCAGGTCGTCGCGCTCCAGCCCACAACCCGCTGACCAGCTGAAACGCGGCCGCCTAGAGAAACGCCCTCCAGGCGGCCACAGCCATGTCCGCCCAGGTCAGGCCCAAGATTCGCCCCTCCAGGCCGCCGAATTATGTCGAACCCGGGATAGACGTCGCCCGCGACCCTCGCTCCGGAGCCGACTTGTCGCCGATCGAGACGACGGGCATGCAGGCCAGCGGCCAGGAGACCGGCAGCCTTCCCGAGACCATCGGCCCTGCGGGCTGGCAACCGCGATCCGGCGACCGGTTCGAGCAGGGCCCCGTCCAGGACCCGGGGCAGACGACGGCACCCGCATAGCCCGTACATGAGGAGCCAACAGATTCGTACGGGGCGGCGGCCCGATATGGCAATCCTGCACAGGACACGGTCACCCCGCCGGACGCCGACACCCTCCAGCGGCTTCTCGCGAACGTCGGATCCCAGACCTTGCGCCAGCCCGTTGACCCCGCCGGGACACCCGACCTCGGCGAGGGAGGTCACAGCGTCGAGGGAAACGCCGGCTCTTCGCAGTCAGCCGACCGTCCACCCAGCCCCGCACCGTCTGTCACGCAAAGCATCACTGGTACGAACAACGGCACCGTGATCGGGATCCAGCTCCAGAACATCATCAACAGGATGCGCAACACCGACCTGCGCAGGACCTGGGTGGAGGAGCAGCTCGCCGTCTACGTGCCGCCCGAGAACGAGGACAAAGCCGCCACTGTCCTGCTCAGGGAGAACGTCCTCGTCCTGATCGGAGACACCGGCACTGGCCGCCAGACCACTGCCCTGCACCTGCTACGGGGCCTGAGCGGGAAAGGACTGACGCTCAAGCGCTTCCTGCGGGAGCCGGACGACTCCTTCGCTGTGGACGACCTGGCTGGGCAGCGCGGAGTGGGCTGGATCCTCGACCTGCGTGCCGAGGGCCGACACAGTGAGCAGGCTCGGCTATTCGCTGCAAAAGACCTCCACCCTCAAGGACGCCGGGTCCTATCTCGTCGTACTGGCCAGTCCTCAACTGTGGGAGACCGTCCGGCAGGGCGGCGACCACGCCGCGGTCACGCTCGAGGCAGCAGAGGTGAAGAGCGTTCTTCGGGCCTATCTGGCAGCCGCTCCGGAATGCGAGGATCCCGGGCTGTGGAGCGACAACCTGCGAATCGCCCAGGCGATCAGCGGCCGACTCCCGGGCGAGGTGAAGCGCTGGGCTGACGCCATCAGGGAAGAGGAGCGCAGGACGGCAACTGCGTTGCTCCCGTCTGCGACAGCGGACGATGTAGAGGCTGCCTTCAACAAGCGGATCGACCGAGTCATCGAGGCCCGCGCCGACTGGCGCAACCAGCTGCGCGATTGGCACATCGGACACCCGGACAGCGACCACCGCAACTACCTTCTCGCGGCTGCGACTATGGACGGCGCCCCGGTCGAGAAGATCTACCCCGCCGCGGAAAGCCTCGCGGAGGCGCTGGGGGAGACGCCCGTGCCGAGGCCCGGTCAGCAGGGGCCGGGCATCATCGAGCTGACCCACATGACCGGCGCCGAGCTCTCGGCCGACGGTACCGTGACCCTGCCCTCCGAGGGATACGCGGAGGCCGTCGTCGAGTATTTCCTGGTGGACCGCGCTCACCTTGCCGACCGCTTCACGCAGTGGACCGCCACCCAAGCCGTCGAACTCGAGGGAGATCTCGGGCTTGAACTGGCCGACCGCGTGGCGGAGTGGGTCCTTCGCCACACCCAGAAGACCCGCTCCGTGGCACTACTCAAGTCGGTGGCAACCCAGTGGTCGGCCAAGAAGGTACTCAGGGAGCACGCCCGAGACCTCCTGTCGGTCGCCGCCGTGGACGCCGGTACCGGCCGCATGGTCAGGAACAAGATCCTCGAATGGGCACGGAAAGAGGATGAACCCGTCGCCCTGCGCGCGACCCTGGCTGCGGTGTGCCGGCAGGTGAGCCAGGTCTATCCACGGGAGGCGCTCTTGCGGCTCGACGCGCTGGCTGAAAGCGGCAATCAGAAGATCACCGACGCGGTGGGTAAGGCGATCAACGAGATGTGGGACAACCCCGACCAGAGGAAGAAGGTCAGGAACGTCCTTCGCAGCTGGGCCGCGAACTCCAAGGCGACGGTCCGCAGCTCCGGTAGCCACGCCTTCCTCCACCTCGCAGGCCGCAGCGACGAAGACGGCACACCATTCCTGCTGGTGGGCGAGGACAAGGGGAACGACTTCCCGTGGATCGTGCAGAGCTGGCGCACCGTGCTCGAACACGACCCCCTCCCCGATCCCGCGGTCGTGGCGTTCAGCGTGTGGATGGATGGCGCCAATACCGCACCAGATACTCGCGGTGCCGTGTTCGACGTCTTCGCCCGGGCGGTCCACGACGGACCCGACGAGAACCGTGCTGTTCGCTTCCTGAGCCTCAACCGGCTCGCCACTCACTGGGAGCCGTCCGAGCCGACAAAGCAACTGACTGAGCGCGCCCGCCTGCGCGACGAGCTGATCACCTGTGTCAGGCAAGCGGACCCCGCCAACTCGGGAAGCCACACCGGTGTTCCGCAGACGTAGTCCCGTTCCAGAACAACGCGAGGGGCGCCTCCATGTCGAAGGAACCGTGCCCAGTGCTGCCGAGTGCTTCCGCTTCCACTTCGAGGTCACCGGCCGCTGGTCCGACTCACCCGGGGCGACCCGTCATCACGACCCCGAGGCCGCGGCAACCGACCACGTCCTGAACATTATCCGCGACATAGCGCGCGACCATTCGCTGCCCGACGTAGTGACTGTCGAGAAGCGAGTCAATGCCCGCCTCGGTCTTCCAGCGGCGATATCTGACGCCTCGGTGACTGTCAGCTGGGCCTCCGCACGCCTATGGGCGACGCCGGACGACATGGCCTCGGCCCTGCACTCTCTCAGATCCATCCACGAACACAACCTGAAGGAGGAACAACACCGCCGCGAACTCGACCTCAGTCGCTCACTGCGAGACGCCTTGCGCGAGGACCCGAGCCTCGCGCTGGCCCACCTCGTCCTACGCCACCCACAGGACCTCTCCACCGAATCCATCAGCCAGCTCGGCATGCTTGTCGCCGAGGTATCAGCCTACGACCCGGCGAACTCCTGGGTCGCCACCGCAAGAGTCCTTCAGGACCTCATCAAGGACATGCCCGCCGATACAAAAGCGCATCTCATCAATCAACTCGCCACCCTCGCATCCCAGTTCGGGCACAAGGAAGGCGCCAACCAGCTGCGCAGGCACACCGAAACCAGAAAAAAGCCGACGAGCAACCCAGCTGATCACCGCTATGGCGTTCTCGACATCGATCGCAGTGCAAGGGCGGCGTGCCTGATGGCGAGCACGGGTTCGCATGGCCATTTGGCGCTCCTGGTCAACGAAGGGAAGGCCAGTTCGAAGACCTCCTCCACGGCGCCGTGGATAGGGGTGAGGAGGTCTGGTCGGCGAGCTTCTTGAAGGGAAGCCCCTCGGACAGGATTTGATCGTTTTCAAGAGGGCGCATCCTCGACTTCTGGACTTCCCGAGGGAAGGGGCCATCTTTAGGGCGCCTCGCTCAACAGGGCTGCAGGCCTCGGAGCCGATCAGGGACGGCTTGGAGACTGGGGCACCGGTCCCGGGGACTCTGCGGGGACGCGATGCTGTGATGACCGTGGAATGGGATAGAGGTAGCTGGCCGTCAAACTCGGGCACTACCTGTCAGAGTGGGTCAGGGCGGGGTGTGGTAGATGGCGATGGAATCCATTGTCGATGCTGGGGGTCAAGGGGTCGCAGGTTCAAATCCTGTCGTCCCGACGTTATTGATCCGAAACGGTAGGGGTTCTGGATCGTTGAACATCGCGTGAGTGAACTGGTGGGGGATGCGCGGCACTTGTCGCCGTCGGCGCAGGAGGCGTTGCGGCTGCGGGCGGTGGCCGCGTTGGTGGAGGGCCGGGATCGCGAGGACGTCGCGGCGGTGTTCAAGGTCTCGTTGAAGGCGGTGGACGGCTGGTGGGCGAGGTGGCTGGCCGGCGGTCGTGAGGCGCTGATCGGGCGGCCCCGCGGGCGACGGGTCGGGGAGCATCAGGTGTTGTCCGAGGCAGAGCAGGCGGCGGTGCGGCAGGCCGTGCTCGACCACCAGCCCTGTGAGCTGGGGCTTGTCGGTCAGCTGTGGACGCGTTCCCAGGTGGGTGCGCTGATCGCGAAGCTGTATCGGGTCCGGCTGACCGAGCCGGGGGTGGGCAAGTACCTGCGCCGCTGGGGGCTGTCGTTCCAGCGTCCGGACAAGCGGGCTGTCGAGCAGGATCCCGAGGCGGTGCGTGCCTGGCTGCAGGAAACGTGGCCGGCGATCCGCGCGAAGGCGAAGGCCGAGGGCGCCGAGGTGCTGTTCGCCGACCAGGTCGGCATCCGTTCTGACCAGGTCAGCGGCCGGACCTGGGGCGAGAAGGGCCGGACCCCGATCGTGCGCCGGACCGGGAACCGGTTCTCGGTCAACGCCATGTCCGCGATCAGCACCAAGGGCCGCATGCACTTCATGGTCTTCACTGGCACCTTCGACGCGCAGGTCATGTGCCGCTTCCTCAGCCGGCTCGCCTGCCACTTCGACCGCAAGGTCCACCTCGTCGTGGACCGGCACTCGGCCCACCGCAGCAAGAAGGTCCGCGCCTGGCTGGCCGACCACGCCGACCAGATCGAGCTGCACTTCCTGCCGTCCTACTCGCCCGAGCTGAACCCCGACGAACTGGTCAACGCCGACCTCAAGCGCAGCCTGCCCACGAGCCACCGGGCCCGCAACCAGGCCGAGCTCGCGGCCGAAGCGCGACGCTTCTTCCGCCGCCGCCAGCACCAGCCTCACATCGTCCGCGGCTACTTCCACGGTCCGCACGTGCGCTACACCCTTGACGAGAACCAATTGAGTTTCTGATCAATAAGTCGCAGATCAGGGGCGGTAGTTGGGAAACCACTACCGGCCCTTTCTGCTGTCCGGGTCAAGTTCTGGGGACCAGCAGCGGCGTTCAGGGGTCGATGACATCCCGCCAGTCTCGTCATATTCAAGTTCGTGCCGCCATTTCACCTTTGATTCATCAGCGGAGGCGCTGGTCCTTCATGGATTATGCGACCAGTGGGGTGTCTGGTGAGTCAAGTGGGTCAGTAGCAAGGTGACTGCCGGACGCGCCAGGTCGTGTCAGTGGGTGAATCTACTCTTCGTCCGGGACCAGGAAACGTCAGGATGGAGTGGAGCATGCCGGGAGCGGGGCTGCCGAGCGGTCGCTCGGGCCCCCGGGTACCTCGGCCACCTCCCTGGGCGCCTACTCCACGGAGATTGATTTCGCCGAGTCCTGACGGCCGCCGGCATCCGAGCGGGCGACCGGTCGACAGCCAGGGATGCCGCCCGGGGACAGTGCGTTCCGGGCCGAGACCGAGCGGGACGCGGAGGGCCGGCTGGTGCACCCGCCGGCCGGCCCGGCCACCGACCCGCGGTTCGACGCGCCGGTCCAGCAGCGAGGTGTTGTGTACGACGCCGATGGCGCTCCGTACGTCGTCCGGAGTGGCGCTGGGAAGGCGCCCGAGGTAGAGGTCACGGTAAGTCAGTCGATGTCGGTTCAGGCGTTCAACGGGACCGGGTCGTCGTGCAGTTCGACGATCGCTTCGTCGAGTGCGCGAGGAGCGGCGGGGTTGCTGCTCCTCGCGTGGGGTGGGGTTGTCGGCCGGTCAGGAAGTGAGTAGCTGGTCCAGCCAGTCGGTGGTGGTCAGGTCGACCAGGTGGGTGCCGTCGGCAAGGGCGGTGGGGGTGCCGAAGCGGGGGTTGCGGGTGTTGGGCTGGTGCAGGGTGGGGTCGGCGGAGACGCGGGTGAGTTCCTGGCGGAGCCGGGTGTCGTAGGTGCCGGTGCTGACGCAGGTGTCGAAGGTCTGGTCGGTGATGCCGAGCCGGTGGCCGAGGTCGGTCAGCTGGGAGCGGTCGTGGCCCCGGCGGCCTTCCCTGGGCTGGTCGGTGAGGAGGCTGGCGTGGAAGGGGAGGAATCGGCCCGCGTCGGCGGCGCACAGGGCCGCGTTGGCGGCGTCAAGGGAGTAGCCGGCCGGGTTGGAGAAGTCCACCAGGAGCGGGACCATGTGGTAGCGGACCTGGAGTTTGCCGGACTCGGTGGCCTGTTCGATGGCGGTGCCGAGGGTCCTGTGCAGCCGGCCGCACTGCGGGCAGAGGAAGTCCGCGTACAGGTCGAGGGTGTGGGGTGCGGCGCCGCCGGAGACGACGGTCATGCCGTCCCGGGTGCCGTAGTAGGCGGCGCGGACGTGGCCGGTGTCCTGGGCGGGGATGACGTGCGCGGCCGCCGAGCGGTCGTCGGCCCGGGTGGCCAGGGTGATGCCGCCGGCCAGGGCGGCCGTCACGACGACGGCCACCAGGGTCCGGACGCCCCGCCGGCGTCGCCGCTCGCGTTGCTGCTGTTCGATGGTGGCGCGGGCCTGGGAGCTGAGCTCGGCCCGCGGGTCCTGGGTGGTCCTGGTCATGTGGGGGCCTCCGTCCGTCGGGTGTCGGTGGTGGCCGGCGCCAGCAGGGTGCGCGGCCTGATCGTGAGCCAGAGCGCGAGGGCGAGGAAGCCGGTGTCCCGCGCGATCTCCTGGGGGTAGCGGGTCCGTCCGGCGTCGATCTCACCGCCGCCGCCGAAGCAGCCGCAGTCGATGCTGAGCCCGCGGGCCCAGGACTGGGCGATGGCGGCGATCAGCGCGAGCAGCAGCAGGCTGGAACAGATCGCCGCCGGCCGGGTGCCGACTCCGAGCAGCAGGAACAGGCCGAGCAGCAGTTCCAGCAGCGGCAGGCCGATCGAGACCGGCCGGATCAGCGCGTTCGGCAGCAACTCGTAGGCGCGCACGGCGAGGTAGCTCGCCCCGGGGTCGGTCAGCTTGGAGAGGCCGGCGACGAACCAGACCGCGGCCAGGCCGAGCCGTACCAGGGTGCCGACCAGGTCGGCGTACCGGGCGACCCGGCCACCCGGCCGGCTGGAGCCAGCCACCCCGGCCACCCGCGTGTCCCCCCTGGGTGTCCGCACGACGGCTCACTCCCCCCGCGAGAAGCGGCGGGCCGCGACGGCCAGCGCGGTGACCGCCAGCAGGGCGACGAAGCCGAGCTCGACGATCACCGGCGGGGTCCAGCCGAAGATCGCGGGCCCGTCCGCGTAGCCGCCCATGTGCACGTCGCCGGGCAGGGTACGGCGGATGGCGTCGATCGCGTACGTCAGCGGGTTGAGCAGGACGGCGACGCCGAGCCAGCCGGGCAGGCCGCCGACCGGGAACATCGCGCCGGAGAAGAACATCAGCGGCATCAGGCAGAGGCTCACCACCACCTGGAACACCTCGATCCGGCGGATGCAGACCGCGGCCAGCATCCCGATCGAGGTGAACGCCAGGGCCACCAGGGCGACTTCGAGCAGCGCGACGAGCAGCAGCGGGTGGTACGGGATCCCGACCAGGCCGGCGATC
The window above is part of the Kitasatospora sp. HUAS MG31 genome. Proteins encoded here:
- a CDS encoding Fic family protein, which gives rise to MLYGVPSLQDIDQSVLAEIDEMRDRLRLHLGTSRRWEGQLRRNLTARAIAGSNTIEGYAASVSDVEDIMVGEAPIDANDTVTAEIEGYRQAMTYIQRLAEAGDDFAYSKGLLNSLHFMMQGHHLLKRPGWWRTGPVYVTSAEDPTIAAYTAPDAQQLAGLTGELVEWLNEGNPDAPGLVRASMAHLNLVAIHPWSDGNGRMSRALHTLVLAREGIMAPEFSSIEEWLGRARNTYRYYDVLAEVGGPVWTPDRDTLPWVRFCLRAHHQQAQSVERQVNTTREVWTALDEAVEQRGWPDRMLYALYPTAMGNRLRRATYQTDAELSEQQAQRDIRELVRAGWLIAKGEAQGRYYTAGPDLPEAITRGVREPRPLRDPYA
- a CDS encoding MauE/DoxX family redox-associated membrane protein, which produces MAGSSRPGGRVARYADLVGTLVRLGLAAVWFVAGLSKLTDPGASYLAVRAYELLPNALIRPVSIGLPLLELLLGLFLLLGVGTRPAAICSSLLLLALIAAIAQSWARGLSIDCGCFGGGGEIDAGRTRYPQEIARDTGFLALALWLTIRPRTLLAPATTDTRRTEAPT
- a CDS encoding IS630 family transposase, whose translation is MSELVGDARHLSPSAQEALRLRAVAALVEGRDREDVAAVFKVSLKAVDGWWARWLAGGREALIGRPRGRRVGEHQVLSEAEQAAVRQAVLDHQPCELGLVGQLWTRSQVGALIAKLYRVRLTEPGVGKYLRRWGLSFQRPDKRAVEQDPEAVRAWLQETWPAIRAKAKAEGAEVLFADQVGIRSDQVSGRTWGEKGRTPIVRRTGNRFSVNAMSAISTKGRMHFMVFTGTFDAQVMCRFLSRLACHFDRKVHLVVDRHSAHRSKKVRAWLADHADQIELHFLPSYSPELNPDELVNADLKRSLPTSHRARNQAELAAEARRFFRRRQHQPHIVRGYFHGPHVRYTLDENQLSF
- a CDS encoding DsbA family protein, whose product is MTRTTQDPRAELSSQARATIEQQQRERRRRRGVRTLVAVVVTAALAGGITLATRADDRSAAAHVIPAQDTGHVRAAYYGTRDGMTVVSGGAAPHTLDLYADFLCPQCGRLHRTLGTAIEQATESGKLQVRYHMVPLLVDFSNPAGYSLDAANAALCAADAGRFLPFHASLLTDQPREGRRGHDRSQLTDLGHRLGITDQTFDTCVSTGTYDTRLRQELTRVSADPTLHQPNTRNPRFGTPTALADGTHLVDLTTTDWLDQLLTS
- a CDS encoding IS630 family transposase (programmed frameshift); translated protein: MRYAQGGGLTDAGRAARERIRLQAVERFEDGQKNREIAAALRVSERSVERWRRQWRERGEAGVRSKGSPGRPRLSEAQIARLARELERGPLVHGWADQRWTLARIKTLIGRLFHVSYTVEGTWRLLRRHGWSWQQPARRAIERDDQAVEGLEEGDLAAGKSTAAERDAWVVFEDEAGQSMTPPRARSWGRKGITPVVRVRGRGSGRVSIAGLTCYKTGKRSRMFYSIREYRGRKGEPKGIGWRDLRDLLVRAHIQLGGPIVLVWDNLRMHLVEPLREFFSAHADWITVFQLPNYSPDLNPQEGIWSLVKRDIGNLAAANLGQITRAVKRRLKQIQYRPDLVDGCLDGTGLIMDG